Below is a genomic region from Sorghum bicolor cultivar BTx623 chromosome 9, Sorghum_bicolor_NCBIv3, whole genome shotgun sequence.
TCAACAAAAAGCTACAGACTAGAGTCCATGTAGAAACAGATAAAATTGAGGGCAATGGCAAACGCAGGCAAACAATTTCTACCTTTATGGCGGTCCCACCGCTCTCTCCTTTCTCTGTCTCCCATGCTAGTGGGGATAGAATCCAAAGGGCTCATATCATGTTCCACTATCCGAGCACAAGAGAACATGCATGTTCTTCTGAATTATGCGTCCACCACACACATGACACACTGGATGCTGCAAAATGTATATATGATGAAAAAAGAGCACATACTGTCCATGAGACGTACACTTAATAATGAAGAAATGTACGTAGAAGAGGAGATGGGAAGTCTGACTACAGAGTTTACAAGAATGAGCAGCTTAGCAGTTTCAGTTCACATTTGATAAATCAGTCATCTTTATATGTAACACAGATTGGGGTCAGTGCTCCTCAAGGAAGTGGAAAGACGACTCTTGTCTTCGCACTTGATTATCTTTTTCGGGTTGCTGGTAGGTGAGTTCTTCTTATCGAAGCTGATCATAGTGTGTCTGTTTGCTTGTATGAATTGGATCTAAGAGCCAAACTTCTGTGTGACACAGGAATTCTGTCACATTGTCTATAGATGACTTCTATTTGACAGCAAAAGAACAGGTGTGAAGCTTCTAGTAAATACGGAAAAAATGTCAGCCATATATTCAGACATAGTCTTCTGTTTTTTTTGTGAGAGCAAGTGTTGAAATAGCTGAcacttatgtttttttttctttatgtcCAGAATGAACTGAGGGACAGAAATCCTGGAAATGCTCTTTTAGAGGTACAAGCTCCCTCACTTCAGTAGGCTGCTAGGCTGTgctttactttgaattttgtaagaGAAGGTGAACTGGGAATTACTGACGAAAACTTTCCAGCTCCGTGGAAACGCTGGAAGCCACGATCTCCAATTCTCAGTTGAAACACTTGAGTCACTGATCAAACTAACAAAGGAAGGTACCAGTTCAGACAAGTATTTCAACCTTCTTCGAGCTATTTCTGTTTCTTCTCGATGAGTTATTCATAGGGCTTCTCTTCTTTGCCTTTTTGGAAATTATTATAATGTTTTGCATCCTTGTAAATTGATTTTAGTGAACTAACAGTTGTTTTCACAACATTCTAGGTATGAAGATGAAGGTTCCACGGTATGACAAGGTAAAAGGTTGCAGATAACGTCCCTCTAGCTGATGTTTATAGCTGATCAGCTGCATGATACATGTCATGTCCATGTAGTCTGCTTTTGGGGGAAGGGGTGACCGGGCTGATCCTTCTGTATGGACAGAGGTTGAAGGGCCCTTAGAGGTAATGTAATATTTAGTCGAGGAGCATTAATATGTGATTCTCGACTTATAGCGTATCTTCTTTGATGTCCTAGGTTGTTCTGTTTGAAGGATGGATGCTTGGATTTAAACCTCTTCCAAATGAAGAAGTGAAAAAAGTGGATCCACAGGCTAGTTTCTTATCTGATTTTGTTGTTTTTGTTTATTTTACCTGCAGTAATCGTATGACACTAATTTTGTGATCTTTCAGCTTGAGGTGGTTAACAAGAACCTTGAAGCATACTATGGTGCTTGGGACAGGTTCATCCAATCATGGATTGTTATTAAAATAAGAGAACCCAATTGTGTATACCAGTGGAGGCTGCAGGTTGTTACTCGAATAATCTGACAAAGTGGTACTGTTGAACTCATAACAAATCATGACTTGAAATTTCTGAGTTTGGTATTTGGATTTGCAGGCAGAGGTAGCTATGAGAGCAGATGGAAAACCTGGAATGTCCGATGAGGAGGTGTGTTCTCTGACAAAGCTATTCACTCCCTAGAATGACGTAACCCCTCTGTCATCCTAGTAACATTATTTGTTGGAGCTTTGCTGATGGTTGTGTGATGTGGTTTCTTCGgtaaattattttatgtgacattcatTATATCTACACATTTATCCAGCGACTAactttagtttttgttttcccaGAGCTATTGATAATCTCTACAGAAGTATAACAGTGGTAATTTTGCAGGTTATGGATTTTGTATCACGCTACCTACCAGCATACCAAGCATATTTGCCCACTTTATACAAAGATGGACCAAATGGTTCGAATCCAGACCATCTGCTGGTCATCGACATAGATGAAAATAGGAATCCTATTTGTGGTGGAGACTGGGATGTGGCATGTTTGTGAAACTACTTTTATGCCCGTCAAACACCACTGGCCTCTTGTTTCCCACACTCTAGTTTAAATCTGTGAATTTCATGTAAATTGCTGTCTATTAAAGGGAATCAGCATTCTGCTTTTGCTCCCCTGTTACCCAATTGTAAATATACGGCCTATGCTCGCCTGCATTTTAAGTCACTGACTCAATTCAGCATGTAAATAAATTTCGCTCCTGTCTGGTGAGGTACTCCCTCCAGTCACAAGGCTTAAGGCACTTTTTAATCTGGCACGGTTTTTAACTTGAACTTTGACCATGAGTTtcttatgatatatatatatattgttactAATTACAAAACTCGCGTCGTATAATTAGACCTCTCTGTAATTCTGTATGCTGGCCTCAAAATCTTGTAGTGAGATGTGTATTTCTGAATTTGCAAAGTCTGGATAGAAGTAGTAAATAAAGTTTGGAGCACAAGGGCCACGGACCACTGTGCACAAGGGTCAGCAGGTCAGGTAAATTTCTCCATAGATACTGTACATGTTTGTAGGAATTCACTTCAGAGAGAATAGTAAAAGAAGCATGTCATTCAGAGAGAATAGTAAGAAGCATGTCATTCAGAATGTTAAGCAAGGTCTCCCTGCGTTCCAAATGGAGAGTCCGCATGCATCCACAATAAAGAACGAAGCTGTGGGCCTATGTGATTGTGATCCCAAGCTCAAAACCCAAGTCTCTGCATGTGGCAGCAGTAGCATCCAGTTGATCATAGCAACCTTTCCAGTCCAGTCCAGCTTGGAAACAATTATATGGTGTggggaacaaaaagaaaaacaacatCTTTGACATTGATGAGTTTTCCTGCCTAAAAACAGCACAAAAGGCGCCAAAACCAGAGGGAAGGGAATGCAAAAAGGAGTGACTCTGACTAGTCTCCTCTCCTCCTGGGCGACCAACCActctttcctctctctctctcttttttttcccccCTGTGCTTGTGTTTGACCCGGGGCAGGGCAGCAGATGGAcacacagcacagcacagcacagcacggCAACTTTTATTGCTTGTCCCGTCCTGCCGCTTCCTCTTCCGTCTTCCTCTTGCGTTGCGCGTCGCCGCCACCAAATTCCAAACCGCAATCCCGCCGCAATCCGCTCCCTGCGCGCGAAATCAGCTCACGGTTTTCGGCTCACGGGTCGCTgaattcctcctcctcctgctcgctcgctcgctcgctgacTTCCACTCAACTGCTCGCCTGGCCTGCTGGCCTGCTGCTGCTTCAATCAATCCACGGAGGCTGGTCTGCTCGAAGCTCGGCCCCTTCCTTCCGCTCGCTGCTAGGTGGCTGCACGGATCTTCCTCCCAAGGTTCCTCTTTCCTCCCGTCGAATCGAATTCTTCCTCAAATTCCGAGTCTTTGTGCCGCCCGGAGCTGCTCCGTCCGGTCCGGGTTCGTCAAGACCGAGGCAGCAGACTAGGCAGCGAAGCGAAGCGCTTTAGGGTTCCCGCGCGCGCCTGCCCTGTGATGTTCGGGAATGGCGCTTAAGGCCACGGCGCAGGGCGCCGCGGAGGCGGCCGTAGCGGCCATCGGCCGGGGCTACGACGTCGTCTCCGACGTCCGCCTCAAGTACTGCAAGGGCAAGCTCGCGGACCCGGACGCGCGCCTCATTGACGTCTCTCGCGATGACGTCCAGGACGTCCTGCTCCCCGCCGGGATCAGGGTCGCCGCCGTCCCCAAGTCCATCAAGTGCGACAAGGGCGAGCGCACGCGCTTCCGCTCCGATGTCCTCTCCTTCCAGCAGGTTCATTCTGATTCTGATTTCATTCTTCTATCTACTATATACAaagcgtggaacataccaaggCTGTCATTGCTTTGGTTCATGGATGGACGGCCACAACTTTGTTCTGAAGAACCAACCAAGAAATGTACTTTTTCCCACCCCCTTTCCCCTGCAGATGTCAGAGCAGTTCAACCGGGAGCTATCGTTGACTGGGAAAATTCCCTCCGGCATGTTCAATAGCATGTTTGATTTTTCTGGGTGCTGGCAGAAAGATGCAGCTAACACCAAGTCACTTGCCTTTGATGGTTGGTACATTTCGCTATACACCGTCGCGCTATCAAAATCTCGGATCCTACTGCGTGATCATGTTACTCAGGCAGTTCCTTCAACCTGGGACCCTGCTGCTTTGGCAAGGTTAGACGCTTACTCTTGCCCTCCTATGATGATGGCATAAGACCATATTGTCATTGTGTTTAGGACCATACCATACCTATACCTACATTCATATGTCGTTTTTGTCCTTTGGAGTTTATCATCATTGCAAAGGAATATACAGTTATATTGCACCTGAAACTTTGATTCTTGCTGCTCTCTCTTTCCAGGTTTATTGAAAAGTTTGGAACACACATAGTTGTTGGTGTGAAAATGGGAGGGAAAGATGTTATCTATTTGAAACAACAACATTCATCAAGCTTGCAACCAGCCGCTGTCCAAAAACGACTCAAGGACATGTCGGACAAGAGATTTCTGGATGCAAACGGACAGTATGACATGAATAACAAGGATGTTTATGGGAAGGACAAGGTACTCTCCTACTCTGCATTTTGTTGTTGTAGTTTTGATAAATTATTGTTAAGTTTGTGAAAACTGCATGATGCAATGTTTCCTGTCTTTCAAATATGAGCCTTCAATAATGTGATGTAATGTCCTGTGCAGCATGATGCAAGAGACCAACGGCTAAGATTTGTGGAATCAAGCCCATCAAGTTCATACTGTACGAAGGAGGTATTgagttttttttctcttctagGAAGTGTGCTTATCATTTTTCTTATGCATATAACTCCTTTCTTGGTATTTCAGGACTTGGTGATGGTGGTTAAGCGGAGAGGTGGTAAGGAATGGGACAAAGATATGCCTCACAGCGAATGGATAAACACTGTTCAATCAGAACCTGATGTTATCTCAATGTCCTTCTTACCTATCACTTCTTTGTTGAACGGAGTACCTGGCTGTGGGTTTCTCaaccatgcaattaatctgtacCTACGCTGTAAGTTTGTCTTTCACTTCCCATTTCATGTGACAGAGCATCTCTTTGTTAATTCATTTTCTAAACCTAGTCACTCATGCCCATTAATTTTATCAAATTGCTAGTATTCGGCGCAATGTAGATGCTATTAATTGACGAGGCCTAGACCATTGGCAATGCATATGGTTGTATATTATGCATGCTTTCTGATCCTTGGACTGTTTTGTTGTTTAGAGCAACTGCCTGCTTAGTGTGTCACTTGATGCTTGGTATAGCTGGAAAGATATGACATTGCATGCCTTCCTTGATGCTTAAAAGACTGTAAATGTCTGCGGAACGAAAGAAAACCATTGAATTCAACAAGCTGCACATGAATTTGCTACATAACATGTTGACTTGTCTAGCATACAGTTTACAAACATGCCGAGTTGCCAATTTACAAGAATGTGATTGAACAGCTGATATAACAATGCCATAAAAACTGGGTGACAGTTTTATTCAATTTATTGCAGATAAGCCTCCGATTGAAGAACTACATCAATTTTTGGAGTTCCAGCTACCAAGACAATGGGCACCTGTGTACAGTGACCACCCTCTTGGCCCTCAAAGGAGGAAACAGAGCAGTGCATCTTTGGCCTTAAGTTTTATGGGACCAAGGCTCTATGTCTGCACTAATATGGTACCATTattcttctggcttcatcagttTATACTTCATACATTGTCACTCTGCATGATGAGACTGTTTGGACTTGCAAGTAGCCATAATTGCTTCTATGTAATGTCCATCATTTCCCCCTTTGTCATGCTAATTGAACTATATAACAAGAAAAGTTAATTACCTTTGTTATCTTAACAAAATTAGGCTCTTAAAAATTATGTCGAAATAATCTCTAGTGGTTCGATGTGATATTTCTGCTAAACTAATGACTTTTCAGTAGAAGTGTAAGTTGTGACTTGGTCACTTTGTCAGTCCTCATGCAGACTCATTTGAGAAGCTTTAGTGTCTGGAGAGAAGTTGTATTCATGCTGTTTCCTTACATGTTTCATGGTATTTGATACAGGTTGATGTGGGTGAAAGACCTGTTACTGGGATTCGGTTGTATCTTGAGGGGAAGAAGAGCAACATGCTGGGTATCCACCTTCAACATCTATGCTCGCTTCCTCAAATCCTGCAGCTCCAGGATGATCCATACAACCACCGAACTCCAGAACCATATGACCGCAAGTACCTGGAACCATTTGGATCCTGGAAGCGTTTCTCTCATGTTTACACAGCGCCAGTGGAGTCAGACGATGATTCCTCAATCGTGACCGGGGCACAGCTACATGTGAGCAGCCATGGGTTGAGGAAGGTCCTCTTCCTCCGCCTCAATTTCTCCAAAGTCAGTAATGCCGCGCTTGTCAAGAACCCTGAGTGGGAAGGGTCGCCGAATCTGGGGCAGAAATCTGGCCTCATCTCAACGCTCATCAGCACACATTTCTCTACAGCGGCTCAGAAGCCTGCCCCTCGCCCTGCTGATGTGAACATCAACTCGGCTGTGTACCCTGGTGGTCCGCCAGTGCCTGCGCAGGCACCAAAGCTTCTGAAGTATGTGGACACAGCAGAGATGGTGCGCGGACCGCAGGACACACCGGGATACTGGGTGGTCTCTGGTGCCAAGCTGCAGCTGGAGAGGGGCAAAATATCGCTGCGGGTGAAGTATTCGCTGTTGACAGCCATGGTACCTGACGAGTATACACTTGATGAATGAACAAGGTTGAAACTCATTGCCTCAAAGGGGGCTAGATAATGTGCATTTGATCATGTGGTGCATTGCAAGTAAAGAGTTTCAGCATTCTTAGGAAACCTGACTTGTATGTACATCGCTTGTCCTTTCAATTATGACCATTTACTCGGCGGATCCGGCGGCTGTCCGTAGTACAATCTTTGAAATTAAATTTGTTTTGCAAAGAGGTACACTACATTCtttgtatatatacatatgtaTCCGCAACGCAAcgaggtgaaaacaatggtcgCCTTGCTTACTCTGGCATTCTTTTGAACAACATTCGTTATAGCATTTGCAAACAATAATCAAGGTATTGAAGCCCTCATTGGTTGCCTCACCATGCTACCGTTTAGTTCTGCAGCAACATATATTCCTAGCTAGTGCTCATTGGTCGCTCTAAGAATTCGAACGCTCTTACACAGTAAGAGGATCTCAGGAAATGTATCAAGGTAACCATGTTTCAGGAAACATCTGGTGTTAAAATCACATGGGGCTGTATTTACCAGCACATCTATGCAAACactatatataatataacaATTATATAAGCAGTTTCAGTTGACCCCATATATAGACACATGTCAGATGCAAATCGTTCTGTGAAGGGGTGTCAGACTGTCAGTGCCTTCCACTAGTTCACTGACTCATCTTGATCTTTATTTCAGTGGCGCAGCCATCTATATTTTGTATTACTCCCAATTCTCGAATAAACTCCAACTCTCCATGCTTGCCTCCAAATTTTCCTGCAAATTAGGAATATCAGAAAATAACATATAGCAAAAATATTTAGAGTAGGTGCTACACACACAGGATAAAGATATACAGACAACAAAATTCAGATTCCTGGCACATGACCCTCTGGTTTCAGGACCAGATGATTTCTGACAGAATTTGAAGCTGCATGCTTATTTTCTATATTTCGGATGGACTGCCAGCGTCTGCATACTGGCTGCGTCTTTCTAAGTAAAGGGGTGTGCAAATCATCTATTTCATATTCACAGATGCTATGCGGGTGCTACACATCCTTTGCAGAATGCATTCAGTTCTATATTATAAAGATTAGGTAACAGAAGGTGCCCTTTGTCACAGCTTCACAGCTCTATACACAAATATACATACCATAGGTTTCAAGTCATCAGAGAATCGAGCTTCATATGTCGACTCTGAATTTCCTCTCTTTTCAGCACGGCGTGCATTAGCTttttcttcataaaaatcaaaaTCATCCAGAATTGATGTTCCCTGAGGATGATCCTTGAAAATTTTCAACATTTGCACACCTTGCGGCAGCCCGATCTacaccaaaaaagaaaaaagatagtGCCTAAAATGGTACAAAACTATGCCCTAAAACGTATGATGAGAAAGCTTTTGATGTCTATTAGAGCATTCATAATCAAATGGGAAAACCTTAGAGCATTTCTATAAACCTTCTACTATCCTGCTTGAAAATATATTAGTTAATGCTTTTACTGTAAAATCACCAAATAATTCATTACTTTTCATAAAACAGATTTTTTTTTAGCTTCTATGTTCTCCCAATCCTAACAGAGGGGTATCAGAAATTCAGAACGACAAGCTAGAAGCAAGATACCTCCTGTGTGTCCCTGCTAAAAGTAACCTGCCTGTTGTCATTGTTTTCAAGAATTATATGTTTGAACAACCGATTTGGAACATCCTTTATAATATGCCATTTTATAGGGAAAAAGCCATTCCATTTATCTTCTTCCCAGAAGTCCATGGTCTTCTTGAAATCAACAGGCCCTAACATTTCAGCCAAACCTACAAACTGTCCGCTGGTGTTGACCTGAAAAAAGGGAACATGAGAAACATAAATGTATTGAAATTTACAGATTAATAAAGTAGACAAGGAATGGAACTGCTTCACTTATTCTAATGGCATGACAGTCTGGGCAAGAATCAGGTTAAAGTGGTTCGCTAAGAAAATCAACTACATTTTGAAAAAGTGGACACAACTGATACAGAAACCAAACAATAAATAGCAATAAAATTCATAAGAAAATAGCATGAAGCAATATTTTCATGCTCGTAAGTAGCAACTAGCCAACaacattcctttttttttctttaattagTCCTCAAATTACACAGGTAATGAAGCAAGCATCACCTCATACATGTCTTGGTCAAACCAGCATGTATGATAAGAAGTTTATTCGCCAAAGGGTGCTTGGTCTAGTGGCTAAGACACTCGAGCGGCACTCCACAGGTCCTGAGTTCGAATCCCCGTGGGAGCGAATTTCATGCTGTGGTTAAAAAAATCCCCTCGCTCGCCCCAGGCCAAAGCACAGGTAAAGAGATCGGCCCACACCCCGGGGTAACGTCTCCCTGTGTACGGATGGGGCGGGGGTTCGGGGGTTTTCTCGGTCGGGGTACTGAGATCTTCTCTCTTAAGTGCAATACCGTGGGGGCGGTCTTTCCCCCACCGGCCGAGTTTTTCATAAGAAGTTTATTCAATCTTTTGAGTCCTATGTTTATgtgaaaaaaaactaaacaaataTCCTTGGAAACCTTAAATAGGGTACAAattcaaaaaggaaaaaagatgaAGCAGGTTGTCTATAGAATCTAGATTCATGGTTGCCGAACACTACAGTTTTCTTTAATATTGTCACAAGTGCTCATTAGTAATCTGTAACAAAAGTGAACTCCTAGCATGCCTTCTTTATTATACTTATGTATAAGGATGGGGATGGTGCTCCAAATGGATACCCAGAGTTCTTGTCTAGTCTATCTTAATGAACTAAATGAATAAAATGAGGAAAGAAATtgtctatttagttcattaaattAGACTAGAGAATAACCGCGGGTACCCATTTGAAGCATCATCCCCATCCTTACTTATGTAGCATCATAGTGGGCCACTAAAGAGTAGAAGAGACAACAACCAATCATCTAAAACTTTGTAACATAAGAGAGAATCAGTTCTAGAATCCCCTATCAGAGAAGCAATGATGTCTTAATTAAATATCTTCTCAATTgattttacaagatattaggACCACTGGCCTCTAAAAAATACAAGGAAGAGTAGTCTTTTCTGCTACAAAACTGTCATTTACAACTGTTAAACAGGCAAAAAAGGTAATAAATAATTTGAAGAAAGCATTTGATGCTTACTGACCGAGAAGAATAGGAAGACAGGGCACCTTTCACCATTCTCGTTCATTAAATTTTGAGCTTCATGGTATGCAGCATCCAGCTTATTATTCCCATTTGGTGTACTTGCCCAAACGTTATATTTGATACCTTTATGAATGTCATCTTCACTATATGACTTTATCATAAAAAACTTGGCCTGTTTGTATTGAATTGAAAAATCTGATCTATTATACTGATTTCTACGGATCAACGGACTTATGATATCTTTCACAGTGGATGATACTGAAGCATTGTTCAATTTATTTGCCCTCGGCCCACGAACTTGGTCCCTTAAATCCTCAGAATTTCTCCAGTGATTACCTTTCATATTGAACATATGGTGGTTGCTACTGTTTACAACTCTGTTAACCACCCTAGGTTTTGCAAAAGAATGTTTGCTTGTGATAACTTTGGCTTGCTCATTAGTATTAATCCTGGCAAAATTTTGCCTTGAGTGATTATTCCCATGAGAAGTACCTTGCTGGTATCTT
It encodes:
- the LOC8066598 gene encoding D-glycerate 3-kinase, chloroplastic, which produces MAPLHAALRPPSSAAAAAAHHHAAAPPVFLARSPYHPRRAAASCSLATAAAPSSRKAFLSCPPDHWMTAAPPRAIPSSSSSSPALVASVQDLYDFIYSGPLVDRIGYTDEKIAESIDRWLLAGARLARLFRLNELQLSEAEKARIYHFYIPVFLWCEDQVMEHRAKYNDGDDIPPLVIGVSAPQGSGKTTLVFALDYLFRVAGRNSVTLSIDDFYLTAKEQNELRDRNPGNALLELRGNAGSHDLQFSVETLESLIKLTKEGMKMKVPRYDKSAFGGRGDRADPSVWTEVEGPLEVVLFEGWMLGFKPLPNEEVKKVDPQLEVVNKNLEAYYGAWDRFIQSWIVIKIREPNCVYQWRLQAEVAMRADGKPGMSDEEVMDFVSRYLPAYQAYLPTLYKDGPNGSNPDHLLVIDIDENRNPICGGDWDVACL
- the LOC8065290 gene encoding MACPF domain-containing protein At4g24290, translated to MALKATAQGAAEAAVAAIGRGYDVVSDVRLKYCKGKLADPDARLIDVSRDDVQDVLLPAGIRVAAVPKSIKCDKGERTRFRSDVLSFQQMSEQFNRELSLTGKIPSGMFNSMFDFSGCWQKDAANTKSLAFDGWYISLYTVALSKSRILLRDHVTQAVPSTWDPAALARFIEKFGTHIVVGVKMGGKDVIYLKQQHSSSLQPAAVQKRLKDMSDKRFLDANGQYDMNNKDVYGKDKHDARDQRLRFVESSPSSSYCTKEDLVMVVKRRGGKEWDKDMPHSEWINTVQSEPDVISMSFLPITSLLNGVPGCGFLNHAINLYLRYKPPIEELHQFLEFQLPRQWAPVYSDHPLGPQRRKQSSASLALSFMGPRLYVCTNMVDVGERPVTGIRLYLEGKKSNMLGIHLQHLCSLPQILQLQDDPYNHRTPEPYDRKYLEPFGSWKRFSHVYTAPVESDDDSSIVTGAQLHVSSHGLRKVLFLRLNFSKVSNAALVKNPEWEGSPNLGQKSGLISTLISTHFSTAAQKPAPRPADVNINSAVYPGGPPVPAQAPKLLKYVDTAEMVRGPQDTPGYWVVSGAKLQLERGKISLRVKYSLLTAMVPDEYTLDE
- the LOC8065291 gene encoding uncharacterized protein LOC8065291 isoform X2, which encodes MQEVFDPPETERKAETKIGTTIKKDVIVQQDSCSSYQLWGSMQFEEDGHLLSQTKRDLSHLDYQAQFVDTKYVTELGSHACSKDPLPLGRDYHRQKPHFPTSACSWEKSSALEAASSSPDALGHALGTMRTKTNTISARPDYLASYPASAPHMRKCPGAVELDYGLDHSEHCYRRSDRFTSFSSRNGRSVEHCKEMVEYARGSRYADEINPAPCQWCFEDEIPSLSRKKYDEAPSVPRGLQYGDEIPSLSRKKYDEAPSRSRQWHYGPQTAMSSGRLDYGDEIPSLSLHHGYRDRIPLRSGHWCHDAEARILSRYQQGTSHGNNHSRQNFARINTNEQAKVITSKHSFAKPRVVNRVVNSSNHHMFNMKGNHWRNSEDLRDQVRGPRANKLNNASVSSTVKDIISPLIRRNQYNRSDFSIQYKQAKFFMIKSYSEDDIHKGIKYNVWASTPNGNNKLDAAYHEAQNLMNENGERCPVFLFFSVNTSGQFVGLAEMLGPVDFKKTMDFWEEDKWNGFFPIKWHIIKDVPNRLFKHIILENNDNRQVTFSRDTQEIGLPQGVQMLKIFKDHPQGTSILDDFDFYEEKANARRAEKRGNSESTYEARFSDDLKPMENLEASMESWSLFENWE